The Bdellovibrionales bacterium genome has a window encoding:
- a CDS encoding ferrous iron transporter B, with protein MSQILLIGKPNSGKTLLFNRLTNSNNRAANFPGATVEIKRGVWNNYSLTDFPGTYSLTPLTSDEELAITQFKKAVEGSEAQVVICVLDATRLEVSLNFALRVMDYLSDKSAALVFAVNMMDDLESNGLKMDLYGLSASLGVPMVGVSARLQKGFPELLAVVEKAMCETAVSDKKPIRSYNEKDIAGTAKRLTQSFGPKGDVLIKRMNRLDQIFLSSFWGGVLFLIIMLLVFQSVFAWSVPMMDAVEGVIGFLGEQVSGLLPDGVIKDFINDAIFGGLGAFLVFVPQIFVLTFIIGLLEDSGYLARVAIICHRPLQFFGLSGKSFIPYLSGHACAIPAIYATRIIESPRRRWITLITLPLIACSARLPVYALFITALIPAVFVFGGLISLQGLTFFFLFILGYIVALLVSALSARFLFKNKSDAPFIIELPQYRWPVLSPLLLRSLRTVWRFSRDAGPVIFMVSVVVWFFSYFPNGSGHLDSSWLAQLGHWIEPLVAPLGLDWKYAVAILASFLAREVFVGTLGTFYGIEKAEDSVSSLSESIKQDGVTLASGMALLVFYVVALQCVSTLATLRRETGSWKMPSLLFIGYTVLAYILALITYQILN; from the coding sequence ATGAGCCAAATCCTTTTGATTGGAAAACCGAATTCAGGGAAGACACTGCTTTTTAATCGACTCACCAACTCCAACAATCGCGCGGCTAATTTTCCGGGAGCCACCGTAGAGATTAAGCGGGGCGTTTGGAACAACTACTCACTGACCGATTTTCCGGGAACTTACTCTTTGACTCCATTGACGAGTGACGAAGAGCTGGCCATCACCCAATTTAAAAAAGCCGTGGAGGGGAGCGAAGCTCAGGTTGTCATCTGCGTATTGGATGCCACTCGACTGGAAGTGAGTCTTAACTTTGCACTGCGAGTGATGGACTATCTCAGTGATAAGTCGGCGGCGCTCGTCTTTGCCGTCAACATGATGGATGATCTTGAGTCCAATGGGTTAAAGATGGACTTGTACGGACTCTCGGCAAGCTTAGGTGTGCCGATGGTGGGAGTTTCGGCGCGTTTACAGAAAGGCTTTCCAGAATTGCTCGCTGTCGTTGAGAAAGCTATGTGCGAGACAGCGGTGTCTGATAAAAAACCGATTCGGTCGTACAACGAAAAGGACATTGCGGGAACAGCAAAGCGGCTGACGCAAAGTTTTGGTCCCAAAGGTGACGTGTTGATCAAAAGGATGAATCGACTGGATCAGATCTTTTTATCGTCGTTCTGGGGTGGAGTTTTGTTTTTAATCATCATGCTTTTGGTTTTTCAGTCGGTGTTTGCGTGGTCGGTGCCGATGATGGATGCCGTCGAGGGAGTGATTGGATTTCTTGGTGAGCAGGTGAGCGGTCTTTTGCCCGACGGTGTGATTAAGGATTTTATTAACGATGCTATTTTTGGGGGCCTTGGAGCTTTTTTAGTCTTTGTTCCACAGATTTTTGTTCTCACATTCATCATTGGTCTCCTTGAGGATTCGGGATATCTGGCTCGCGTGGCTATCATTTGTCATCGGCCGCTGCAGTTTTTTGGACTTTCGGGAAAAAGTTTTATTCCCTATCTTTCGGGCCATGCGTGCGCGATCCCGGCGATTTATGCGACACGAATTATTGAATCTCCCCGGCGCCGATGGATTACGTTAATTACATTACCACTGATCGCATGTTCGGCGCGTTTACCGGTTTACGCGCTTTTTATCACGGCACTCATCCCGGCGGTTTTTGTTTTTGGAGGATTGATTTCCCTCCAAGGACTTACTTTTTTCTTCCTTTTTATCTTGGGTTACATCGTGGCTCTTTTAGTGAGTGCCTTAAGCGCTCGCTTTCTCTTCAAGAACAAGTCGGATGCGCCATTCATTATTGAGCTTCCCCAATACCGTTGGCCAGTGCTTTCCCCGTTACTGTTGCGATCACTAAGAACGGTATGGCGTTTTTCGAGAGATGCCGGTCCTGTGATTTTTATGGTTTCTGTTGTCGTTTGGTTTTTTTCTTATTTCCCGAACGGCAGCGGGCATTTGGACTCCTCCTGGCTCGCGCAGCTCGGTCACTGGATTGAACCTCTCGTGGCGCCCCTCGGTTTAGATTGGAAGTATGCGGTAGCGATTTTAGCGTCGTTTCTCGCGCGCGAAGTTTTTGTAGGAACCCTGGGGACTTTTTATGGCATCGAAAAGGCGGAGGATAGCGTCTCGAGTTTATCTGAGAGTATCAAGCAAGATGGTGTCACTTTGGCATCGGGCATGGCACTCTTGGTCTTTTACGTCGTAGCACTGCAATGCGTTTCCACGTTAGCGACGCTTCGTCGGGAGACGGGAAGTTGGAAAATGCCGTCCCTTTTATTTATCGGTTACACTGTGCTCGCGTATATTCTCGCTCTCATCACGTACCAAATCTTAAATTAA
- a CDS encoding fatty acid desaturase: MNSSVFQSLSHSIKKLDWVSTLFLTLTPIATVGFGIYYFRTETFNPWFILLFTFFYYATGMSITGGYHRLFAHKSYEANTAVKMFYLLFGGAAFQNSVKKWASDHRIHHRYVDTNDDPYSINKGFWYAHLFWMFLKEEDQSKEGLRKTYSRDLDKDPLIAWQHKYYVPLAIGMGFVLPALIGAAMGSWVGGLFFGGLLRMVIVHHFTFFINSLCHFWGFQPYTDTNTARDNGLLAVFTYGEGYHNFHHLFHADYRNGIRWYHFDPTKWMIKAFALLTLAKNLKKVPDYEIFRAKMIMKEKRLAAKAQNHLTFVESTLAHFKVKADEAHLRLDKLRAEYQQLRESFDNSYAEKLANIKKEMALAKREFNYCCQQWRLCLSY; the protein is encoded by the coding sequence ATGAATTCCTCAGTTTTTCAATCACTCAGCCATTCAATCAAAAAACTAGATTGGGTTTCGACACTGTTCCTGACGTTGACCCCCATCGCCACGGTCGGTTTCGGTATTTATTACTTTAGAACAGAAACCTTTAATCCCTGGTTTATACTTCTCTTTACGTTTTTTTACTACGCGACGGGAATGTCCATCACCGGCGGATACCATCGCTTGTTTGCGCACAAGAGCTACGAGGCCAACACCGCGGTCAAAATGTTTTATCTCCTTTTTGGAGGAGCCGCTTTTCAAAACTCTGTTAAAAAGTGGGCTAGCGATCATCGCATTCATCACCGTTATGTCGATACCAATGATGATCCTTACTCGATCAATAAAGGATTCTGGTACGCGCATCTCTTTTGGATGTTTTTGAAGGAGGAAGATCAGTCGAAGGAAGGGTTACGTAAAACCTACTCCAGAGATTTAGACAAAGATCCTCTGATTGCTTGGCAGCACAAATACTACGTGCCCCTCGCCATCGGGATGGGTTTTGTTCTACCGGCTTTGATCGGAGCCGCCATGGGCTCTTGGGTGGGTGGACTTTTCTTTGGTGGACTTTTGCGAATGGTGATCGTGCATCACTTCACTTTCTTTATTAACTCTCTTTGCCACTTCTGGGGATTTCAACCTTATACCGATACGAATACGGCTCGTGATAATGGTTTGCTCGCGGTTTTTACCTACGGCGAGGGTTACCATAACTTTCACCACTTGTTTCACGCCGATTATCGTAATGGAATTCGTTGGTATCACTTTGATCCCACCAAGTGGATGATCAAGGCTTTTGCTCTGTTGACGCTTGCGAAGAATCTAAAGAAAGTTCCCGACTACGAAATCTTTCGCGCCAAAATGATTATGAAAGAAAAGCGTTTAGCGGCAAAGGCACAAAACCATCTCACGTTTGTCGAATCGACTTTGGCGCATTTTAAAGTCAAAGCCGACGAGGCTCATCTGCGTCTCGACAAACTCCGAGCCGAATACCAACAGTTGCGCGAGAGCTTCGATAACTCTTACGCCGAAAAATTAGCGAACATCAAAAAAGAGATGGCTCTCGCTAAACGCGAGTTTAATTACTGCTGCCAGCAGTGGCGCTTGTGTTTGAGTTATTAG
- a CDS encoding radical SAM protein: MKSLERFENVFIHKDSIESEVAQRAYQMFPREKIQVVADRPSLPDRGELSVESFERSKKNLFITRHQGHFFKRCPGAKKGLACCNYFVLNLGLQCNMDCSYCYLQSFINTPYSIIYSNLDQALAELEDIYQNNQHDAVRVGTGEVIDSLSLDPLTLYSRKLIEFFKNKPKWRLEFKTKSDFVDQFLDCEHGNNVIASWSINPQPVISAEEYLTASLEERLTAAEKCLSKGFNIAFHMDPVIWHEDWKQNYSDLVMEITRRFHPKDLPYISLGALRFQPEQKDFMRERFGMDSMVNRAEVFKSAGGKMRYDQRLREDMFRFIIDTFKAQDPAWKIFLCMETPETWVNTTESLPYKQQDISGLFKPIHA, translated from the coding sequence ATGAAAAGCCTAGAGCGTTTCGAAAACGTGTTTATCCATAAAGACAGCATCGAGAGCGAGGTGGCCCAGCGGGCTTACCAAATGTTTCCCCGCGAAAAAATCCAAGTGGTGGCAGACCGTCCCTCCTTACCCGACCGAGGGGAGCTCTCCGTCGAGAGCTTCGAACGCAGTAAGAAGAATTTATTTATCACTCGACATCAGGGGCATTTTTTTAAACGATGCCCGGGCGCCAAAAAAGGCCTCGCCTGCTGTAACTACTTTGTTCTCAATCTGGGTCTTCAGTGCAACATGGACTGTTCCTACTGCTACCTGCAATCATTCATTAATACCCCCTACTCGATCATTTACTCCAACTTGGATCAGGCCTTGGCGGAGCTCGAGGACATCTACCAGAACAATCAGCACGACGCGGTTCGCGTGGGCACGGGAGAGGTCATTGATAGTTTAAGCCTTGACCCACTCACTTTATACTCTCGAAAGCTGATTGAGTTTTTTAAGAACAAACCCAAGTGGCGCCTCGAATTTAAAACTAAGTCTGATTTTGTGGATCAGTTTCTCGACTGCGAGCACGGAAATAACGTCATTGCCAGTTGGTCCATCAATCCTCAGCCAGTGATCAGCGCCGAAGAATATCTGACGGCAAGTCTTGAAGAACGCCTGACTGCGGCCGAGAAATGCTTAAGTAAAGGCTTTAACATCGCTTTCCATATGGATCCGGTGATATGGCATGAGGACTGGAAGCAAAACTATTCGGACCTCGTGATGGAGATCACGCGACGATTTCATCCCAAAGATCTTCCCTATATTTCTTTGGGAGCCCTTCGCTTTCAGCCGGAGCAGAAGGACTTTATGCGCGAGCGTTTTGGAATGGACAGCATGGTCAATCGAGCGGAAGTCTTTAAAAGTGCGGGTGGAAAAATGCGCTACGATCAACGCCTCCGCGAAGACATGTTTCGTTTTATTATCGATACGTTTAAAGCCCAAGACCCGGCTTGGAAAATTTTCCTCTGCATGGAGACTCCAGAAACATGGGTGAACACCACGGAATCCTTACCTTACAAACAGCAGGACATTTCGGGCTTATTTAAACCCATTCACGCCTAA
- a CDS encoding GldG family protein: protein MQRIISRMFFFISLAFVLMGLFTLLVFSTLDVTTIFFFVASAIFFILFVLLDFKHLMGKFKNRTARWSGLEVLKALVLVGVVLSLNGLAAKYPIKWDVSPHRVHTLSALSKKVAKEFNDTVEFSYFYVPSSEKKDLEDQVSLIVHKYQDENPKIRLKKINVLKNPAEAQAFGLLNQEEGFFVTYKERRERFFKSDESSMTQALIRLTKGRKTIYFSQGFGEGSLEEKKGRGYSDLAKELDRLFFRVDTIQLDTEVLPEDAAALVTTGAERPFTEKVQNKIVDFFEKGGRVLLALDPMVDPQEQLLKRFDLAVKKGVVHMDENELTGSGSHLVSGILVRDKLSFLQHVDNESVALFYITSALQIIKTDRFTITPLIVSPESAVLRSGFTNKDKELEKGAFALLNMVQEGEKPGRLLVSGDADLFSNQFLYQHLNPSIMFMVFNYLSNEEQFLIAPPKKTNEKFLVTETMYKLYLAFFIIPIPIFFFAMASFLALRRRWL, encoded by the coding sequence ATGCAAAGAATTATCAGCCGCATGTTCTTTTTTATTTCTCTCGCCTTTGTCCTTATGGGCTTGTTTACGCTTTTGGTTTTTTCAACCTTAGACGTTACGACCATTTTCTTCTTTGTCGCGAGCGCCATATTCTTTATTTTATTTGTTCTCTTAGACTTTAAACATCTCATGGGGAAGTTTAAGAATCGCACAGCTCGGTGGAGTGGGCTCGAAGTTCTCAAGGCCCTGGTGCTGGTAGGGGTCGTTCTTTCGCTGAATGGGCTTGCCGCTAAATATCCGATCAAGTGGGATGTGAGTCCTCATCGTGTTCACACACTTTCGGCATTGAGTAAGAAAGTGGCCAAGGAATTTAACGACACGGTGGAATTCAGTTACTTCTACGTTCCCAGTTCCGAAAAAAAGGACTTAGAGGATCAGGTGTCCCTGATTGTTCACAAGTACCAGGATGAAAATCCTAAAATTCGTTTGAAGAAAATCAATGTCCTTAAGAATCCGGCGGAGGCCCAAGCCTTCGGTTTGCTCAATCAGGAAGAAGGATTTTTTGTCACTTATAAAGAGCGTCGAGAGCGCTTCTTTAAGAGTGATGAGTCCAGTATGACTCAGGCTTTAATCCGTTTGACCAAGGGGCGGAAAACCATTTATTTTTCTCAAGGCTTTGGCGAGGGATCGCTGGAGGAAAAGAAGGGTCGAGGATACTCGGATCTCGCCAAAGAACTCGATCGCTTGTTTTTTAGAGTGGACACGATTCAGCTCGATACCGAAGTCCTTCCCGAGGATGCGGCGGCTTTGGTCACCACCGGGGCTGAGCGTCCGTTTACTGAAAAAGTTCAAAATAAGATTGTCGACTTTTTTGAAAAGGGCGGGAGAGTTTTACTAGCGCTAGATCCTATGGTCGATCCGCAGGAGCAGTTGCTCAAGCGCTTTGATCTCGCGGTCAAAAAAGGTGTCGTTCATATGGACGAGAATGAGCTCACAGGATCGGGATCACATCTCGTTTCCGGGATATTGGTGCGAGACAAACTGTCTTTCTTGCAGCACGTAGATAATGAGTCCGTGGCTCTTTTCTACATTACATCGGCACTCCAAATCATTAAGACCGATCGCTTTACCATCACACCTCTGATTGTAAGCCCAGAGAGCGCAGTTTTACGTTCGGGCTTTACGAATAAAGATAAGGAATTGGAAAAAGGTGCCTTTGCTCTTTTAAATATGGTTCAAGAGGGTGAGAAGCCGGGGCGATTACTTGTCAGCGGAGACGCGGACCTGTTTAGCAATCAGTTTTTATATCAACATCTCAATCCGAGCATAATGTTTATGGTCTTTAATTACCTGTCGAACGAAGAGCAGTTTTTAATCGCTCCTCCCAAAAAGACCAACGAAAAGTTTTTAGTGACAGAGACAATGTATAAACTCTATCTCGCTTTTTTTATCATACCGATTCCGATTTTCTTTTTTGCGATGGCCAGCTTCCTAGCGCTCCGTCGCCGTTGGTTGTGA
- a CDS encoding ABC transporter permease subunit codes for MIGTLVKKDLAHFFHRPLIYFLAGLCTLIWSPIYVYSFGVFLTQMVSSVNVGHENLLSFHDRVLIEFFYLVNFMLLLFSSAVTMKLVAEEKKNKTFDLLMTSPVTSWQIVASKFISGYIVLAFLVFISFLYPLTTSFLGEYDMYSMMSGYLGLLLLTGLYVGSGLVASSLTESPLISFIIGLMLNLSLWFVGSIGYELTENETLKFLFEAMNLELQFKALVYGVIRSSSVMFFVSVSAFLTFIAYRLIEAVRWR; via the coding sequence GTGATAGGAACTTTAGTCAAAAAAGATCTGGCCCATTTTTTTCATCGTCCATTAATTTATTTTCTGGCGGGCCTTTGTACGTTGATTTGGTCGCCCATCTACGTCTATTCGTTTGGGGTTTTTTTGACCCAGATGGTGTCCTCGGTGAATGTCGGTCATGAAAATCTTCTTTCCTTCCATGACCGAGTACTTATCGAGTTCTTTTATTTGGTGAACTTTATGCTTTTACTATTTAGCAGTGCGGTCACCATGAAGCTCGTAGCCGAAGAAAAGAAAAATAAAACGTTCGATCTTTTAATGACGAGTCCGGTGACCTCTTGGCAGATCGTCGCGTCCAAATTTATATCCGGTTATATTGTTTTGGCTTTTTTGGTTTTCATCTCTTTTTTGTATCCCCTCACGACGTCGTTTTTAGGAGAATACGATATGTATTCCATGATGTCGGGCTATTTGGGTTTGCTGCTGCTCACCGGTCTTTACGTGGGTTCAGGATTAGTGGCCTCCTCATTGACGGAATCACCATTGATCTCCTTTATCATCGGCTTAATGTTGAACCTGTCGCTTTGGTTTGTCGGCAGTATTGGTTACGAGCTCACGGAAAACGAGACGCTTAAGTTTTTATTTGAAGCGATGAATCTAGAGCTTCAGTTTAAAGCCTTAGTCTACGGAGTGATTCGCTCATCCAGCGTGATGTTTTTTGTGAGTGTTTCGGCGTTTTTAACCTTCATTGCGTACCGTTTAATCGAAGCGGTGAGGTGGCGCTAA
- the tmk gene encoding dTMP kinase, whose protein sequence is MKFIVFEGLDGAGKTTLINQVKTYLETSQMSCVFVRDPGGTVLSEKLRHLILDPDGRPVPKAELLMYEASRTQLVHEIIQPSLAQKKWVLSDRFYSSTIAFQSQARGLERKDIDWLNHYACNGIVPDLVIFIDIPVEESQRRLQQRTAATNTKHDRMENENKQFHERVRKGYLLQAEENPKGWLVLDGMQTPEQLFKIVQNDFKGRQWLS, encoded by the coding sequence ATGAAATTTATTGTGTTCGAAGGGCTCGACGGAGCCGGCAAAACAACATTGATCAACCAGGTGAAGACGTATCTGGAAACCTCTCAGATGTCCTGCGTGTTCGTGCGCGATCCAGGAGGAACTGTTCTGAGTGAAAAACTCCGTCACCTCATATTGGACCCCGACGGAAGGCCTGTGCCTAAGGCCGAACTTCTGATGTATGAAGCGTCTCGCACTCAGCTCGTGCACGAGATCATTCAGCCGTCTCTCGCTCAAAAAAAATGGGTTTTAAGCGATCGCTTTTACTCCAGTACGATTGCTTTTCAGAGCCAAGCTCGCGGGCTTGAGCGCAAGGATATCGATTGGCTCAATCATTACGCCTGCAACGGAATTGTGCCAGACCTAGTGATCTTTATTGATATTCCGGTGGAAGAGAGCCAGCGTCGCCTCCAGCAAAGAACTGCGGCGACGAATACGAAACACGATCGTATGGAAAATGAAAACAAACAATTCCATGAACGAGTCCGAAAAGGCTATCTCCTGCAAGCCGAGGAAAATCCAAAAGGCTGGTTGGTTCTTGATGGCATGCAAACACCCGAGCAACTTTTTAAAATTGTGCAGAATGATTTTAAGGGCAGACAATGGCTCAGCTAG
- a CDS encoding galactokinase — protein sequence MSQIISPTRFDLAGGTVDMWPLWAMMGGGVTINVSIDIQTYSTLEVLKTSQIHIESPDLNKSWTFQNLDELLSSEDPHLLFYQAHLMFWKPRYGFRLKTKSESPVGGGLGGSSSLSVSVFKSFMAQEQKKYSDLEIVTHCSNIEAFILKTPTGTQDYFPAVTAGLHIIDYALTGVQSTVLQTHQSHFNDHCMLVYTGKSHHSGINNWQVLKKFIDGDKITIRALEAIREIGHEMKTLCLDSAWGKIPALFDREFKARLHLAESFMSPEIEKLKSLSEKHGALGFKICGAGGGGCVVIWCDPKIRNHMEEMVTQNGFQVLKAKAV from the coding sequence ATGAGTCAGATTATTTCACCCACTCGCTTTGATTTGGCCGGTGGGACCGTCGATATGTGGCCACTCTGGGCGATGATGGGTGGTGGGGTGACGATCAATGTCTCCATTGATATTCAGACCTACAGTACGTTGGAAGTTCTAAAAACTTCACAGATCCATATTGAATCGCCAGACCTCAATAAGAGTTGGACGTTTCAAAATCTCGATGAACTTTTATCGAGCGAAGATCCTCACCTGTTGTTTTATCAGGCGCATCTCATGTTTTGGAAGCCTCGTTATGGCTTTCGCCTCAAAACCAAGTCCGAAAGCCCTGTGGGTGGAGGTCTCGGCGGAAGCTCGAGTTTGTCCGTTTCCGTTTTTAAATCTTTTATGGCGCAAGAGCAGAAGAAGTACTCGGATCTCGAAATCGTCACCCACTGTTCGAATATTGAAGCCTTTATTCTTAAAACTCCGACGGGAACTCAAGATTATTTTCCTGCCGTGACCGCGGGCTTACACATTATTGACTATGCATTGACGGGCGTCCAATCGACCGTGCTTCAGACTCATCAGTCGCACTTTAATGATCACTGCATGTTGGTGTATACCGGAAAAAGCCATCATTCCGGGATCAATAATTGGCAGGTTCTTAAAAAATTTATCGATGGAGATAAAATCACTATTCGCGCTCTCGAGGCTATTCGAGAGATCGGGCACGAGATGAAAACATTGTGTCTCGATTCCGCTTGGGGAAAGATCCCGGCTCTCTTCGATCGAGAATTCAAAGCCCGACTGCATTTGGCGGAATCGTTCATGTCCCCGGAGATTGAAAAGTTGAAGTCCCTCTCGGAGAAACACGGAGCTTTAGGTTTTAAGATCTGTGGGGCTGGAGGCGGTGGATGCGTGGTGATATGGTGTGACCCTAAAATTCGAAATCACATGGAAGAAATGGTTACCCAAAATGGCTTTCAGGTATTAAAAGCCAAAGCCGTATGA
- the secG gene encoding preprotein translocase subunit SecG, producing MVTTLAILHIVVAIFLILLIMIQDPKGGGAGLFGGGGSNSVLGSSGATDFITKLTRGTAVVFGVLCIAITLAIKPPKTGVFSKIPVPANEAPTATQPTDMVPVTPQPGDVAPAQEPAAKPEAK from the coding sequence ATGGTTACTACACTCGCCATTTTACACATCGTGGTCGCAATCTTTTTGATCTTATTGATTATGATTCAAGATCCTAAAGGCGGTGGCGCAGGTCTATTTGGTGGAGGAGGATCCAATTCAGTTCTCGGCTCCTCGGGCGCCACGGATTTTATTACTAAACTCACTCGTGGAACTGCAGTGGTCTTTGGCGTTCTTTGCATTGCGATCACTTTAGCCATTAAGCCGCCAAAAACCGGTGTCTTCTCAAAAATCCCAGTCCCGGCGAACGAGGCGCCCACTGCGACTCAGCCCACAGATATGGTTCCGGTCACTCCGCAGCCTGGCGATGTGGCACCCGCTCAAGAGCCCGCCGCAAAACCCGAGGCTAAATAA
- a CDS encoding ferrous iron transport protein A: MSTFAQRSLWSLPKGTTGIVKFISQDLESSYRQRLLDFGISPGAEIFCLRQSVWGGPRVYQIGDLAISFEKKIAEMILLEAQ, encoded by the coding sequence ATGAGCACCTTCGCCCAGCGATCTTTATGGAGCCTGCCCAAGGGAACCACAGGGATTGTTAAATTTATCAGCCAGGATTTGGAGTCGTCCTATCGACAGAGACTTCTCGATTTTGGAATTTCTCCCGGAGCGGAAATCTTCTGCCTTCGTCAATCCGTTTGGGGTGGTCCACGCGTGTACCAAATTGGCGATCTGGCCATTTCTTTCGAAAAGAAAATTGCAGAAATGATTCTTTTGGAGGCTCAATGA
- a CDS encoding DUF429 domain-containing protein encodes MKPKKIPFHRFIGISLAGGKTSKTQMAIIDFYPLEKKAFLTHTFRDIGEEHDVSADTHLVNLINAHKGNLESIAVDAPLSDPPGLKSPTNCPGVEKSENKAIRWMWDLHKKNHKEKRPNKIFTPYTERCVEQYLSSEVDPYFPMDHALGSNRAPLWARVGYLKKRLNKLKWIEVFPRLNIWRIGRALKVNKTPLQFYKNAVEGADHRAVILNRFMDEEWLFIYAQDAKNMVKDASLFDAVFAAFTGYLHFKKQCETPPKNFPKGEGWIQFPTENFTQAL; translated from the coding sequence ATGAAACCCAAAAAGATCCCCTTTCATCGTTTTATTGGAATATCTCTCGCCGGAGGGAAGACGTCGAAAACGCAAATGGCGATCATCGACTTTTATCCGCTGGAGAAGAAAGCCTTTCTCACGCACACGTTTCGTGACATTGGCGAGGAGCACGATGTTTCCGCAGACACGCATCTTGTGAATTTGATCAATGCCCACAAAGGGAATTTGGAATCCATAGCGGTGGACGCTCCCTTGTCGGATCCTCCGGGCCTGAAGTCGCCGACCAATTGCCCCGGAGTTGAAAAGAGCGAGAACAAAGCCATCCGTTGGATGTGGGACTTGCATAAAAAAAATCACAAAGAGAAGAGACCCAATAAGATTTTTACTCCTTACACCGAGAGGTGCGTGGAGCAGTATCTTAGCTCGGAGGTTGATCCCTACTTTCCGATGGATCACGCTCTCGGAAGTAATCGAGCGCCGCTCTGGGCAAGGGTGGGTTACCTTAAAAAGCGATTAAATAAATTGAAATGGATCGAAGTTTTCCCTCGATTAAACATTTGGCGTATCGGTCGAGCCTTGAAAGTGAATAAAACTCCGCTCCAGTTTTATAAAAACGCGGTGGAGGGAGCGGACCATCGAGCCGTGATTCTCAATCGTTTTATGGATGAAGAGTGGCTGTTTATCTACGCCCAAGACGCCAAAAATATGGTTAAGGACGCCTCTCTTTTTGATGCCGTCTTCGCTGCTTTTACTGGTTACCTTCACTTTAAAAAACAGTGCGAAACTCCTCCCAAAAACTTCCCCAAAGGCGAAGGCTGGATTCAATTTCCCACAGAAAACTTCACCCAGGCCCTGTAA
- a CDS encoding response regulator → MGNNNEVRILIVDQEVTSAKKLMTYLNDSGFKASAIYDGENAGQKIMETRPHFILVDLTMPNFTAFDCLKFLNSKQMIENNEVRVIVLSHHNAQQNVEACLSQGAHDYVVKPAKPIDVLTRIALHLQARKRVLKVEETEDKNSRDANYYLRLVELLAKTITLPTPAEQVHYQLIRMLAFALNAVRISLITFDDTKPTVIASSDKEDFARFELQIEKYPEIDYVLRTQKPLFIESLKDDAMLSFVKDNLKAIHFNTMIVLPIISNGFLRGIISARFEVSSNLNDAEIRLCQIVPQLIAAYWRTMDVIPAKSKTKAS, encoded by the coding sequence ATGGGAAATAATAACGAAGTCCGTATTTTAATTGTCGATCAAGAGGTCACTTCGGCAAAAAAATTAATGACTTACCTCAATGACAGCGGCTTTAAAGCCAGTGCGATTTACGATGGCGAAAACGCCGGTCAAAAAATTATGGAGACCCGTCCCCACTTTATTCTCGTCGATCTCACCATGCCCAATTTTACTGCCTTTGATTGTCTCAAATTTCTCAACAGCAAACAGATGATTGAAAATAATGAAGTCCGCGTGATTGTTCTCTCTCATCATAATGCACAGCAAAATGTTGAGGCCTGTTTATCTCAAGGCGCTCACGACTACGTGGTTAAACCGGCAAAACCCATCGATGTTTTAACTCGAATTGCCCTTCACCTCCAGGCGCGCAAACGTGTACTGAAAGTAGAGGAGACCGAAGACAAAAATTCTCGGGATGCAAATTACTATTTAAGATTAGTAGAACTCTTGGCGAAGACCATCACCCTCCCCACCCCCGCAGAACAAGTTCATTATCAGTTGATCCGCATGTTGGCTTTTGCTCTCAACGCTGTGAGAATTTCCCTGATCACCTTCGATGACACCAAACCCACGGTGATTGCCTCGAGCGATAAAGAGGACTTTGCTCGGTTCGAACTCCAAATCGAAAAATACCCAGAGATTGACTATGTGCTTCGCACCCAAAAGCCGCTATTTATCGAGAGTCTAAAAGATGATGCCATGCTGTCTTTCGTCAAAGACAATCTCAAGGCCATTCATTTCAACACCATGATCGTCTTGCCCATTATCAGTAACGGATTCCTCCGTGGAATTATTTCGGCCCGCTTCGAAGTGTCGTCAAATCTCAACGATGCTGAAATTCGCCTTTGCCAAATAGTTCCGCAATTGATCGCCGCCTACTGGCGCACGATGGACGTGATTCCCGCGAAATCCAAAACCAAAGCCAGTTAA